GAGTAAGGAAATACTTACTGGTTGGTTGGGGTTTGTAGTGGAGTAATTTATAAATGTTTTATTTTTTGAGATGTAGTAGCAGTTTTTTCCCTTTTTAAGGTATGTTTCTGGGGTTGTATTTTCAAGTTGGGCTGGAGTGCTATATTTTTCGTGAATTTCGATCCCGTTCAGACTCCCTTTTATTATATCCAGGGGTTTCCTGCTCTGGGTTAGCTTGGTGATGTCGATAGTTGAAGCCTCCTTTTTCCATTGGTCAGTATATATGTATCCTAATTCTGCATAGTCCGAGTTTAATTCTTTGTTGATGTTACACATGGATTTTCTTATAGATATGCCGGTTTGATTGCTTCTGGTTTCGGCAATGGCACAGTTAATTAAGATCTTCCTATTTTCTTCTTTTAGAGTGTAAATTATGTCCGCTTCACCTGAAGTGAATAGTGCGGGTTTGCTGTTAGTCTGGATTAGATCTCTATAGAAACCATCCTTTTCTTGCGTTATATCTTTGTAGACTTTGGGGGTTGGTCTGTTATCTAAAATAATACTTCCGTTCTCTCCTTTAATTATTTCAGTCGCGCTGGCAGAAAAGGCTACTGCGAATGATGCTGCGATCAGCGATGCTTTCATTATCAGAATTCCGTTGGTGCTGTGGATGATTCTTTAAGAATCTCTTCGAATTTCGTTGCATACGAAGCTATCAGTGCTTTCTGGTCTACACCGTTAATTACCTTGCGCGCACCTTCATAGTCTACAGTGGTGCTTTTTATATAATCACCAATACACTTTCCTGTGAATATTCCGTTTTTCATTCCCCATATCATGATTGGTACGGAATTTTCAAAATCCGCTGCTAAATCCGGGTTGTTGACAAAGTCTGGGCCGAATTTTTCCATCGCTCTTCTGTAGTTGACTTTCCATGTGAGATGAACTGGACCGCGTCCACGGTATTTGAAACCATCTCCCTCCGCGGTATTCTCATGGTCTATAGCGTTCTGCCGTTTCTGCGGAGTATTAGCCAACACTGGATCGTACTTATCGAAGTAGTGATAGTCTCCTACTTCAGGTTTTTTACTAAAGTATTCACCGGAGGGGAAGTGATACATTTCGTGTCTTGCAGTGGCGAGCATATAGGCTAGTTCGTACCTATTTGGTTTTTCATCGTGCTCTGAATAGTATTTGTTTATATTTGTCAGGAATTCCTTGAGGTTTTCTTTTGATGTGCTTGTGAGTTCAGTTGTGCTGTTAAATGTTGGGTGCAATGGGGTGTATGTTTCAATGAAAGTATCGATATTTATTAGTTCCTGTTTACTTCCATAGATTGCCAGCAGGCCTACGGGGTGGATGTGCCATGGACTTCCACTCATGCTAATCCCATGTTTTCCAGCTACCGTAGCCCACCATGAAAGCTTCTGAATTCGCTCCTTTTCACGCACCCAATTCAAATTTTGATTGTCTGGAGTATGATCCATCAACTTATCCAGCTCGCTCCACTTGTCGCTCTTCCAAAACCATTCGCTCTCATAGTTAGTGATGAGCAAGGAGAGTTGCTGGGCGAGCCAGGGTTTTCCCAGCGCGCTCTTGAGCTCTTGGGCGCTTAGCTTCTGATCACGATGATTGTGTTCGTCAGGCAGGTCGATGATGTCGTACAGCTTGCTGAGTATCGGGCCGCGCTCGACAGCGTCAATCTGAGCAAGATAGCGCTGCGCTTCCGCTTCAGTCAGCTCGCCAGTTGCGCTGAGATGCCGGGCGGCTAGAGCGTCGAGTGGCTGTTGATCCTTCAGGTCACTGAACCCCGGCCACTCCCAAGGAGAGTGGAAGCTGAGTATTGGGTCTTGTTCCGGTACCCAACCGGATATGTCTTGGCCAGCGAGGTCAGCCACGGCGACATACCACCAGTGGATATTGTCAGGGGCGACGGCTTTGTTTTGCTGATCGAGGTTGGCCCAGGCCGAGCGCGGCAAAATACGTTCATAGCCGCACGACAAGCCATCAAGACCGTTGTGCAGGGGAAAGGTCTTCCATGCTTGGAGGGCTGCGCTGGTGCTATTGCGCATGCCGGTATTATTCAGTTGGCTACGTTCTACCCATAGCGGAGTTTTCAGGAGCACGCCGATTTTGCGCCGCACATGTGTGCTCGGAATATTTACTTTTCCAGCATACATATCGCTGCCGTCATCTTTGAAACTCTGTAGAAGAAAGTCGACGGTATCGGGCAACTCGCTCACATCGAGATCGAACTCGCTTGCTAGTTCGGCTTTTTTGGCGGAGTCCATCGGGTAGCGGTTATGTGCACCATCAAAATCTCCAAACCCTGCTTTCTTGGCCTTGAGCTCGACGTAAGGTTGAACCTTGGCCCAGCAACCTTCGGTTGGGGAGTCAGCAGCTACTCGTACATCAGTGCCACTAGCGATCTGGGTATCCGCTGCGCTGGGTTGGATGACCGTAGAACCTTCGTGAATCTTGATCAGGGTCTTTTGTTCGGCGGGCAAGCTCTCTGCCCATGCTCTGCTCTGGTTGATAAAGCCCAGCACGTCCTCACAGCTGAATACCTCCAGATGCAACATCGGTCGGGGGTGGTTGTCGTCGAAATTCTGGTATTGGCCGATATGGCCAATCAGCTCGCCCGCCTTGATCGCTACTGGTTGATCCAGCACCACCACGCTACCGTCATGGGCTTTGGGTTCATGGGTGATCTCCAGTGAGTCCAGCCAGACAAAACCGGGGAGCTTGCCGCTACTGTCTGCCGTGAGTGTTGGCACCGAGTGGCTGCTGATGATTTCCACCAGCTTGCGGTACTTGCTCGTCGCCCCTTCGTCGCTGATGCGTAGCTGTGCGCCTTTGGGTAGCCACGCTAAAATATCGCGACTGGAATCTATGAGCGCAGAACGCACATTCGCGCCAGACTGCAGTGGAACTAGTACGTCCTCGGCCTTTTCGCCGATCAGGTACTGATTGGCGCCAAGGTTCTTCATATAGCTCTTATGAACCCAGCCAGTATTAGGTTCCAATCCGTCGATTGCCGGAGAGATGCTAACCACTTTCAACATGCCGCCGTTGGCTGCTCCTGTCGTGACCGTCGTACCCCGTGGAAGGGTCGCAAGGATATGGTCGTACTCTGCATGCAAAGGATCATCAGGCGAAGTCTTGTGATGGGCATGCACATTCAAACCCAGCAACTTGTCGGGAGCATCTGCCTTTACCTTGCACAACCCGTCACCCCAGAAGCCTGGACGAGGCAGGGTCGGCTGGGCTTGGTAGCTCGCCCAATCCTGCAGGTGCATATACAGGCTGTAAAACGTTAAAGCAGGCGCTGCAGGGGGAGTATCGGAGGTGGAGCCTGCGGTTGGCTCAACAGGTTTTGGTGGGAGCTCCAGAAGGTGTTTGACTAGGACAAAACCCGTAGAGAAGGGCAGAGGTACTGCGGTAGGAGCTTCCCCGTATGTGGTGGTCGGATAGTTTTCGTCGATGCGATAGGCGATTACTTCACCATCGGCGATGCAGCGCACCTCCGACTGGTCGAGTAGGGCCCCAGTGCCCTCATCGAAATGCACGCCGCCGTGCCAGTTGCCGCTAGCCCCCATTGGGAAGAAACCGTCCTTGGCCTGAGCCAGGGCAGCGTAGTAAAGCTCGGGGTTGGTGACGTCCTTGCTGGCTTCCCCGGCGGCTCCCTTGAGCCTGAATGGTAATGCCCAGTTGATTGGTTTGTACTCTGCCATGGTGATTTGACTCGATTCCGTTCCTTGGTGGCGTGCCGCTTGGCCGCACGCCTGATCCTGATTAGCTGGAGAAGTTGAGCATCCGTTTCGGCCGCTGTTTGAGGGTGCTCAGGTTGTTAGCCAGGCTTTCATCCAGCAGATTCCCCGCTTTATCCGCATCCGCCGCCCCCGGCAGCACTGGTGGTTTGATCGCGATACCCGAACCATTCCCCGGCGCTCCGCCCGCATTGATCCTGGCCATAGTCCCGACCAGGGTTACGCCGCCGGGGTCGAGTTTGATGAAGCTGCCGCCGGCTTTGAGGGTGATCTCCAGGCCGGCTTCGATGACCATCTTCTGTCCGGCCTTGAGGTGGATCTCGCGGCCGGTCTGGGTCAGTTGAGCGGTGCCGAGTTTGATGTGCTGGTTGTTGACCACGGTCAGGTGGTCGTCGGCGCGCACTTCCATCTTGCGATCCAGATGGGTGGTGTGGTGTTCCTCGGCCTTCAGCTCGGTGTAGCTGTTGGCTTCCACCGTGTCGTGGCGTTCGTGGCCGATGCGGATCTTCTGGTCGTGCTCGACGTTCTCGTCCCAGTCCTTCTGCGCGTGGATATAGATCTGTTCCTGGCCCTTGCGATCCTCGATGCGCAGTTCGTTGTAGCCGCCACCGCCGGGGCTGCTGAGGGTCTTGAACACGCTGCGGGTCTTGTTGGCGGGCAGGTCATAGGGCACCACGTGCTCGGCGTGGTACAGGCAGCCGGTGACCAGCGGCTGGTCGGGGTCACCTTCGAGAAAGGTCACCAGCACTTCCATGCCAACGCGCGGGATGGCGATGCCGCCGTAGCGATCGCCGGCCCAGCTGGAGGCTACGCGCAGCCAGCAGCTGGTCTTGTCGTCGGCCTGGCCGTGGCGATCCCAGTGGAACTGCACCTTGACCCGGCCGTACTGGTCGCAGTGGATTTCCTCGCCCTTGGGCCCGGTGACCACGGCGGTCTGGCTGCCTAGTACCTGGGGTTTCGGGTGGCGCAGGGCGGGGCGGTAGATGCTGTTCCAGGGGCTGGCGCTGAAGCGGTTGCGGTAGCCTTGGTAGAAGTTGTCCGAGTTGCCTGAGGTGCCCTCACCCCGGC
The window above is part of the Pseudomonas alcaligenes genome. Proteins encoded here:
- a CDS encoding glycoside hydrolase family 19 protein, which codes for MAEYKPINWALPFRLKGAAGEASKDVTNPELYYAALAQAKDGFFPMGASGNWHGGVHFDEGTGALLDQSEVRCIADGEVIAYRIDENYPTTTYGEAPTAVPLPFSTGFVLVKHLLELPPKPVEPTAGSTSDTPPAAPALTFYSLYMHLQDWASYQAQPTLPRPGFWGDGLCKVKADAPDKLLGLNVHAHHKTSPDDPLHAEYDHILATLPRGTTVTTGAANGGMLKVVSISPAIDGLEPNTGWVHKSYMKNLGANQYLIGEKAEDVLVPLQSGANVRSALIDSSRDILAWLPKGAQLRISDEGATSKYRKLVEIISSHSVPTLTADSSGKLPGFVWLDSLEITHEPKAHDGSVVVLDQPVAIKAGELIGHIGQYQNFDDNHPRPMLHLEVFSCEDVLGFINQSRAWAESLPAEQKTLIKIHEGSTVIQPSAADTQIASGTDVRVAADSPTEGCWAKVQPYVELKAKKAGFGDFDGAHNRYPMDSAKKAELASEFDLDVSELPDTVDFLLQSFKDDGSDMYAGKVNIPSTHVRRKIGVLLKTPLWVERSQLNNTGMRNSTSAALQAWKTFPLHNGLDGLSCGYERILPRSAWANLDQQNKAVAPDNIHWWYVAVADLAGQDISGWVPEQDPILSFHSPWEWPGFSDLKDQQPLDALAARHLSATGELTEAEAQRYLAQIDAVERGPILSKLYDIIDLPDEHNHRDQKLSAQELKSALGKPWLAQQLSLLITNYESEWFWKSDKWSELDKLMDHTPDNQNLNWVREKERIQKLSWWATVAGKHGISMSGSPWHIHPVGLLAIYGSKQELINIDTFIETYTPLHPTFNSTTELTSTSKENLKEFLTNINKYYSEHDEKPNRYELAYMLATARHEMYHFPSGEYFSKKPEVGDYHYFDKYDPVLANTPQKRQNAIDHENTAEGDGFKYRGRGPVHLTWKVNYRRAMEKFGPDFVNNPDLAADFENSVPIMIWGMKNGIFTGKCIGDYIKSTTVDYEGARKVINGVDQKALIASYATKFEEILKESSTAPTEF
- the tssI gene encoding type VI secretion system tip protein TssI/VgrG; translation: MFNPANQKHFSLSVEGLRHDLQVLAFHGREVLDQPYHFEVELVSEQPDLDLQALLGQAAFLAFSPAGQGIHGLVLEAAQGESGKRLTRYRLVLQPKLAWLAQRHNQRIFQHLTVPQIIATVLEEHGILAAAYRFQLGPTVYPPREYCVQYDESDLHFIQRLCEEEGIHYHFQHSPDGHVLVFGDDQTSFPRLGRPTAYVQDSGLVADEPVIKRFALRLATRTSRVTRRDYDFEQPRLLLEAATKSELQPDLEDYDYPGRFTERSRGKHLAQRNLERHRADQQLAEGHSDQPRLLSGHLLEISDHPQRDWNDLWLLHEVIHEGKQPQVLEESITSAAFPPLPLGEGRGEGTSGNSDNFYQGYRNRFSASPWNSIYRPALRHPKPQVLGSQTAVVTGPKGEEIHCDQYGRVKVQFHWDRHGQADDKTSCWLRVASSWAGDRYGGIAIPRVGMEVLVTFLEGDPDQPLVTGCLYHAEHVVPYDLPANKTRSVFKTLSSPGGGGYNELRIEDRKGQEQIYIHAQKDWDENVEHDQKIRIGHERHDTVEANSYTELKAEEHHTTHLDRKMEVRADDHLTVVNNQHIKLGTAQLTQTGREIHLKAGQKMVIEAGLEITLKAGGSFIKLDPGGVTLVGTMARINAGGAPGNGSGIAIKPPVLPGAADADKAGNLLDESLANNLSTLKQRPKRMLNFSS